gcccgtcggtaatcctccgcaaggatctcgaaatacttatgtaggtcgctgggtagctcggcgcaggtaaactccatacttccgcgggagagttatattcgccgtaaaaaaaaacaaggaaaaacagtcactgacctgaccggaggctaagtgctggctgggtccaagtttggccagattgttctgtcaggaactcgaagcaggcagacggcgaacccacatgcacagcacggaggcgatattataatccacaaaagggtttattctcaaaggcacggtcagacggtccaggtcatacacagaaaaggctcggcgaaagtacagacagggaacaggcaaaaactcacggtaagtaggtaatccaaggtcgggcaggatacatgatacgggcaggaacaggacacgggaaacacgaacactcagggaactagaatacgacaatctggcggcgaactaaggacacaggtggtggttaaatacagtgatttgattaactgattaccgacaggtgtgggtaatgaactagggagaacagaactgataacaggaagtaaagcaagaacggaaacagaaactgggagtgctaccaaaataaaaccggaactggaacctggaaccaaaataagacaaggaggacatgacgtgaaaacagggaacaactagagacaaagacactgatcatgacaCTAGTAAGAAAGCTAAGACTTATGTTATTCTGAGCCTCTATACACTTTGGTTACTGGACCTGAGCTTCATTCAGGTTCTACAGTATTTAACTGtctctaaataaaacacataatcATTGAAATTCAAAATAACATATCTAGACTCTTGGAGGATATTGGGAACGCGACCATTCTGCTGAATACATGACAACCTGCAAGGTGAGGAGGCCTGTGATAAAAGCCTCAGAATGCCAGTGGGCACAAAGAGGCATCCTTCACGCCCGGACACTTGGAAATCCTTTCTGCAGCACTCAGTGACTCAACAGCCGCCCGTGGTGAACAACTGTAAAGCCGAGACCCGAGGCATGGAAAGTAACAGAGACGGAGTGATTCAGTGAAAGTGAATGGCTCAGACTGTCCTACCCATCACCGAGGGGGAGAGgttgggaaaaaaaaggcaggaaaGAGGGGGAAATGACTGGCGAGTGtgtgggaagagagagagagagggagagagagagagagagagagagagagagaggaggggctTAGAAAGTATGAACTTGTGTATGATTTAACTGCAGGAAGCATTAAGAAGGGAAAAGACTGCACTCAGGACGTGCTACACGGACGCGTTCGTGCTTTAAGGGGACGAGTTGCCTCATGGCTCCTCGGACGGGGACTTTTTCCACTGGGTCACGCTTTTTCTAGTGCGCTCCTTCCCTCCCGACGCTTGTCTTCTTAATAAAATCCGGAACGTTCGCCTTGAACCCGTGCGGGTTTTTCCCTTCCCTTCCACTGTGCGTGGATTTCTCTCCGGGATCGAGAAAAGGCGacagataaacaacaacaacaacaacaacaaggacaGCAGACGCGGCAACGGGACGCGGGATCCGTGGGATAAACACGAAGTGGGGGAAGATGAAAGGCGTCTTGGATTTCTGCGTGCTTTTCCTCACGCTGCACGCGCCCGGCGCGCTGTCCCTGTCCACACGTAAGTTGCACGCCGATGCGCAGAGTCGCGGGTTCGGGTGCGTGGGAGCCTGCGTGTCTTGGCCCAGCGCGGCCAGCTCGCTCCGCGTGTCAGCGCGTGATGCTGTGGGGAGCGTGTGCGTGACGCTCCCCTTCACTGGCGAGGaggaaaatgattaaaaaaatggaTCCCGGCAGGAGTTCAACACAAAGTTGCACGGATAGCGGAGATACAGAGTGGACAGAGCAGGTGTTATGATATCAACTGGGAGAACAATAAAATGTCACTTAGGCTTCTTTAAAAATCACCTAGTAGTAGCAGGAAACAGCACATGTGTGTGTAAGTCACATGCAGCAGTAACAGTGACCTATAATAGTGTAGTGTTACACACTGGGCGTCAAATGTATCACAATCCAACATAAATCTGCACATTCTTTCCCAAGATGACTTACATAATGAGGTCCGACCCGCTCGGGGTCCACACTGGGCCGTTCCTGGGCACATTGGGGAAACACTTGACAGCTCCTGTTATTGATGCGACCTGCCGAGGTATGTTATGCCTGTTGTGTCCCCGCAGAGAAAACTCGTCCCCCCGGGAGGCTGAATTTCGACAAGTCGGCCCGTAATTCGTTTAACACATGGAGGCTTTACGGGCCGCGGCGAAGCTGTGACATCATTTGCCCAGGTTTTGGAGAATGTTAACCGGCAGCGTAATGCACAGTAACGTAAATAAATCAAAGTTATGTCCGCTTCCCCTGTTAAGTGGCTGGATTAGTTTTTATGGTGAGCTCACTGGCGAAGAATAGCTGTTCAGAGAGGATCTCCTGCTATTCATCCAGCCTGAAAGGCGCTAATAAAAGAAAGTATAGTTGTAGGGGCTTAAAGGGGACAATGAGCCTTGATCatgagctgtgctgctgtttattaTAGGGCCTAATTGGTCATTACTGTTTTATTCAGTGTGATAATGGAAGGTGCTTTCCCTCAACTCAGTGTCTGTGGTTTATAGATGCCGCTGAAATAAAACCGTGTAAATATGGAATTGGACTTTCCTCACTGATCTgctaggttctactgcaggtCGTGGGACTTTAAAGCCCGATGTTCTATGTTCTGTACCTTGTATTTGACTCCACGTCTCTTTTTGCCTTATTTCGATAACCCCTCGTCTCTCCTGTTAACGCGCCGGTTTGAATAGCCCCAAAATGGGAACGTGTGAAGCAATGGAGGCCAGCGGAGAACATCTGCCACTTGGTCCCGGCTGCGCGCTCGGCGCCGCATGGCTCATTGTCCCTAAATGTTGCGTGACTTCTTCCACTTGGCTCGTCCACGCCGGCCCCTCAAAACGTTCCACATGTCCGGCCATTGTGCGGCGGACAGAGAAAGGCGCAGGCCTGCTTTGAACTGCTCCACGGATGAGTGGAGAATAAACAGGGCTTTGGAGACAAGAGGGGAACGTCACGCACCTTTTGACGAGTGACAGCATAAAAAGGCGGGTTTTCGCGCCGGAGACCTCCTATTCTCCGTCACCTGCCCCGGTCGCAGCAGCCGTCCAAACAAGTGATATTCCACTAAGCATTTCCTCCTCTAGTGTGTGGACCAGAGATAATAAACAGCGGTAATTATGTGTTTGAACTATGACGGTCGGGGTGTTAGGGGGCTTCACGCCCGCTCCAGGGCCTGGAATACGTAAACACTGATTGTTATTCAGCCGAATCGGCACATTATTGACTAATCACAGGCTCCTTCAGTGCACAGTATCTGGTGACAAAGACAACCGgcctctgtgcatgtgtttgtttgtccatgtgtgtgtgttgatgtcaaAGCTCCGGATTGAAGCGTGATATTAACGTTACAGTGGAATTAACCTCCTCATGAAGCGGCTTCTCCAAAAAAAGAAGGGCCGACGTTGTGTCTGTCACTAAACGTGGCTGAAAGATGAATGGATGTGGCTCCGGGCGCAGATTTGGAGTCAGACGACGACAAAGTGCTGGTGTTCGACCTCGATTTCTTTACAGATGTCGTCTTAAATACGTGTTTTtgtgcttctcttctcttctcttctcttctcttctcttctcttctcttctcttctcttctcttctcttctcttctcttctcttctcttctcttctcttctcttctcttctcttctcttctcttctcttctcttctcttctcttctctttctgaTGCTTTGTCCGACTGCAATCAAAGCGAAAGCCTCTCCACCATTCAGGCGTCAGTCTCGTTAAGCTGCGCTTGTTGAGGAGCGATTGTTGATCGAGGTGCGCTCACAACGACATCACAACCGCTCGCACAAAGCAGCCGactcgcaaacacacacgcagaaaaaacagacacacgaGCTGAAAATATTTGAGTCGATGCCACTTGTGCAGCTGTAATTTTAGATTAAACGTTACACATCTGCTAAAACAATACTAAATAGTAAATAGAACTATTTTAATCAGCTGTTTTGAGGGACTAGAGGttgaaaagcacagaaaacaaGACAGAGATTTACCGGCGGACGAGAACatcaaaactaaaataaaaaaaataaaaaaacttttaGGAAGATTCTCATATTTTATAGCACTGGTTTGTGTttccctctgagctgctgtaacTCTAGCGGAGCTGACGCTAAATGTGACGTCACCACATTTAGGTGTGTTATTCactaaccccccctccccccctcctccagatGTAGCGGTCATCTACCCTCAGGACCCCGTCCTGCGCATGGGCTCCAACCTGACCGCCAGCTGCTGGGTCCACCCGGACCTGGGCGTCCACGCCGGCTCCCTGTTCTGGACCCTGAACGGCCAGCAGCTGCCCAGCGCGCTGTACCGCGTGCTGAGCCCCACCAACCTCAGCGTGACGCTGGCCGGCCTCAGCGCCTCCAAGCAGAAGTCGGGGGACAACCTGGTCTGCCACAACCACAAGGGCCACATCCTGGCGGGCTCCTGCCTCTACGTCGGCAGTAAGTGGGGCGGGGCCGAACGCGGGCCGGGTCAGAGGCGTGAAGAGGAAGTGGGAATAAGGAGTGGGCAGCGTTTGACGGGTCCCCACGCGGTTGTGGCTGTATTTCACGTTTAGTGTTGCTGCCTCCGGGCCCAGcgagtgtgtgtcgctgtgcGCCGACTCCACCGCCTGTGTGGTCCATTCCTCGCGCGGCAGGAATCTCCCGTTTGACAGAAACGGTCATTAAACCGCGACTCGTCTGAGCTGAACGTGGCCGCGTGATTAGCGATTAGCAGCGGAGCCGAGTCCACAAAGGAATGACGGCTACGGCGGCTGTAATAAATACTGTCCCGCAGCTCTTTGAAGACGCGGAGACGCCCGAAAGTGTcctcacatttaaaaatgtcctCACACTCGGACCTCATAAACACACGAGGAACAAAAACGTTTTGTCAGACACAGGACACGCGGGTCCGCAGCCTGTGTGACACTAGAGCCGAGAACCCAGTGTTCTGAGAGATGGGGAATGGTGGCGGGGCCCCCGCGTCTGACCCGATGAGaccacgcacgcgcacgcacacacgccgaCACACACTGACGCGCACGAAGTCCAattaagaataaaaaacacagcaatttGGGAGGAACAGAGCGAACTACGctcagggggaggaggacgttCTTCCCCTCACTGATCCTGTCCCACGCTTCTCTCCCCTCTGTCCACCTGTTGTCCTCCTTCACccgctaccccccccccccccctccctttccccGTCCCAGTGCCTCCAGAGAAGCCGGTCAACCTGACCTGCTGGTCCAGGAACACCAAAGACCTGACCTGCAGCTGGGCTCCGGGAGGAAAAGGCGAGACCAACATCAGCACGCAGTACACGCTCAAGTACAAGCTCCGGTACGCCGCACACACCCGCAGTCGCACAAAACATGTAGACGGGGAGGAAAACGCACCCAGCCTCCACCCCACGAGTCCGATGCAGCGCCTTCCATCCAAAGCAAACATCGTTCCAGAGGTCGGGATTCTGACGTGCCTCAGAAATGTTCATGTAACGAGCGGCGCTGGAACGAGACAAAATAGCTCAGCTCTTTGGCAGAACGCACTGTGTGAGTGGTTGCCAGAGGGCAAAAGCCTGTCAGCGGTAAAAAACGTCAGCCCTAATGAGAATTAAGGAAACTGAACTTCATCTGGCAGCCGTACATTTGAAATACGTTGCAGATGGGCTAGATTTTATATCTTTAGTAAAACATAACACCCAAACAGATACTAACAAATATCATATAATTATATTCAACTGTTTTTTAAGGTGGTACGGTAAAGAGAAGGAGTGTGAGGACTACACTCACACGCAGCCGTACTCCTGCAGCATCACCAGGGACCTGCACCTCTTCACGCCCTACGAGATCTGGGTGGAGGCCTCCAACCAGCTGGGCCGCGCCACCTCTGATGTCATCACCCTGGACATCCTAGACGTGGGTGAGTAGGACGCGTGACCCCTGACCCCGTCTTTATGACCGCTGTGGATCTATGGTCCTGGTGTCAACGAGTCCCCGGTTTGTGATCTGGGAGAGTGGAAACCACCTGAAAGCAGAACTGAGGAAACTAGAAAAGCGCTCTGAGCAAACATAAAAGttttatgttgtgtattttctgcaaaaaaatctatttatttCCTAACATTTACATGTGCTAGTTAAATAGCTTCATTTAAAAAAGTTAttgtgggaggaaacagaaaGGACTAAAGCCATGTAGCGTGTCTCATTTAATAGAAATTCACTTGAAGCTAAAACCTGGAGCACCAATATGTCTCACACAGATAAATATGCCAGAACATCTACAGCTCATTAATCAACACGTTGTATCTTGTTTGTTTAACCCGTGCACAAAATGGTGTAACATTAACAATTAGTGGTTATATCATTTTCCTGACAGCAGTAATGTCAAGGTTCCAGTGAGTCTAGGAGCGTTTCCTCCGATCCAGTGGACAGATTCATGGGTCAAATCCATAACAGCACATTATGTTTTATTAACACATATATAGAAGATGCTAAGTTTGGTTTCGGGTGTTTAACAAGCTACAACTCGCCCAGTGAGCAACTTTTATAGGAATGAATGGAACTAGCATCATTCTCGTGACCTATTAAACTACTTTAGAGGGTATAATAATGACAAGGGCAATAATAATGATAGTAACAAACCATCTGAAGCAGCCTTTAGAACATTATTTCACATTCTAGTGGTTGGATTTCCGTGTAACAGACACCTTAGGAGGCCACTAGATGTAACAGAAGCTGTGCGGAGGTTAAATTCTCAGCGAAGCTCCCACGATGAGCCGCTTTTCATTCCTGCCTATTATCTCGTAATCCTCCGATGCGTCTTGTGACCCGCAGGTTGGAAACGAGCCTGACCGTGGTTTTACCCTCATATGGGCATCTTTACAATCGCCGCTTCGGCGCGTTCTTTCCTACAGACGGGCCGCTGGCGCCGTCCCGGGGGCCGGGACCCACCTCTCGCCGGGGCTTATTCCGATGGGAGGCGAGCGGCGTTCCCTTTTAAAGCTGTGCTTTAGCTCACGCCTCGGCTTAGCGCCGTTCGGGCGGACGGAGGGGGCAACGAGACCAAATTCTTCCCCCGTTACCCCCcctcatacacacatgcatgtccACACCTGGACGAGCGTAGGTGTGTGACGGGCGGGAACGCCCTCTCCTTTGATGAGATCATTTTCTCTTTAGTCATGctcactggacacacacacacacacacacacacacacacacacacacacacacacacacacacacacacacacacacacacacacacacacacacacgcacgcaacaGGCGCTAACCCCCTTTTAGGCAATGTTGGAAGGTGCCAGACTGTCTCCGATGGTCGGAGACCCTCGAGGCCGGTGGATGTTTGGGATCAGAGGCTTTAAGACCTGGACCTGAAATAACACAACCCGATTAGCCTTCAGCTCTCGCCGCGGCTCCCTCCTAGCATGTTCCTGATAATGCGCCAGAGCAGCGTATAGAGTTTCAGAGGCGATCACGTCAGCGGTCCGCCGTCATGTGATCCCTTCCTTCCCTAatgtatgcatgcatgcacgcacacacctgcGCACGCACCCCGGGGGCAGGGCAAGGCCCAGGAACCGTATGGGAAAAGGCGGGCGCGGCGTGGGCGGCCTCTGGACTCGCGTCCGCGGGCTAGCGCGCGTGCGCGTTTTGTTTCTCCCCGGTTGCCGCGGCCGTCGAGCGCGGGCGTCAGTTTCCACAACAGCGGCGGGTCATAAAACACAGCAACCGCACCTGCACGCTCGGGCTGCGTGAGTCACACCGATGAGGTAGAGTCCAATCGCTGCCGAAGGCGAGGCGGAAACACCTACAGGTTCCTTCAGAACCCTCTGAACCGAGATACTAGAGGCAACGTGTTGAAGGATGATGCAACATTAATTACATTGTTTGATCGTAATTCATGACATCtcacatatttttttaatacagaaTGCGTTCAGCAATAACACATTTACTCTCATTAATAAACATCTGTAATCTGTGttagtgtatttatttattagaacAGTTAGAACAGATCAGACGTTATTTATCTTATTATGTTTGAACTTTTGTGTTCATGTAGTAATTATCTAGAATAATTGTAATAAAATCAACCAAACTGAAAATCCTTGATAAATAAACTacagagcaaataaaaagcatgtaaTAGTAAGTAATGCACATGTACCATATTGCATTTACTGACCTCTGTGAAGTGgagtttatttatattataatatccTTGTTAATTTGATGATCATAGTATGCATCTCATTACAGTTTGATTAAACACTTTGATTGATGTTGCTCGTTAGCTTCACACCAGAGAACAGTAATATCCTGTCATTACCGCTGAACTTGCCCACTGGCCTGTTCTTAACTGCTGAGGACAAAATTAGCAGagataaaaaaatcaatcatATAAAATTAACtgacataaaaaagaaaaaaattaaactttTAGACtttggttttccttttttttgaaTGCAGCCTGAAGTCCCCAGTTCCTGGCGACCAGGCTCATTGAGAACTCTCGTGTCAGTTCCCACTTTTACCCTCCTGGGTcgtctttgtttgtttactcaTAAGGCCTGACATTATGAGCAAGGAAAGCTAAAATAATGGTCTGTCACCACGTTTGTTTGTCGGATAGATAATTGTTGTCAGATGAAGAACCTCCCTCATCCCACACAGACACTAGAAGGCACTCGGAAACCGCAAACCTCCGCCAGTTCCTAACAATCCTTCATTGTGCTGTTAGACATAAAGACATCACTCCTATTGCTTTTAAATTCAAATTGAATGGATTTTGTTGATAACTGTAAAGATGCCTCTAAGCTATGAGGTTCTGGAGCTTGGCTCGAAAGGATAATCTGGGCCATCTGTCCACCAGAAGTTTATCATTAAGTCCTCAGGAAAGAAATAAACGTGTTAATGGAAGTAATAAATACAAGAATACCCAGTTTGTGCCTCTTATGAAGTCACTGCACATTTAACACATGCATTGATGATTAAGTTATGGTCATAGATACAAGCCACTGCTTTTgcaaaatagaaataaaatccAGAAGTACATTTGGCACAAATTGAGGTCACTGTAAAGCTGCAAGAATCAATATCTTCATATGAaatgaatattttttaaatgtgaaacatgttACGATCTCTTTCTACTGCTCCACTCTGCTCTCTGATCTTTGAGGCGTCTTTTTTAGTATCAGCTCAATCCTTTGAATTTATAGTTACAGAGTCATTCTCAGCGGGCTAATTTTTATTTCCAGCAGTCAACTTTTTATATAAGGGATGAGTCGAGAtgaaaataaagtttaaagGAATAACGTTTAAAGGAAAGTTAATattgaacagaaacacaactaGATATTTACTATAGCTGCTCTATGCATAAATACATGATAAATATGCTGTAAGATATTTAGattataatgttttatttaaatctggttttgctgccccctagtggccatAACCAAGCAGATCAAGCTGCTTTAAAAATCCCACTTTCGAAAATAACATTCATAGCAGTTTAATTTTAAAGCCAGTTGTTTTGCAGCATCATGTTTAACAAGTATCACGTTCACCTTCTTTTTAATGGAAGAGCATGGGTTGCAGATGCAGACAGTAAGTTCTGCCTGTGACATGCGTGCAACCATCAGTGGAATGGAATCCGTGAAGTCACCCTCTTCTTTTGTCGTCCGCAGTGACCACGGATCCCCCCTCAGGTGTGACTGTGAGCCGCGTTGGGCagctggaggatcagctgaGTGTTCGCTGGgaagctcctcctgctctcaaagacttcctgtttcaggctAAATACCAGATTCGCTACAGACTGGAGGACAGCCAAGACTGGAAGGTAAAGGAAAAGGACACAGAGCTAGAAGGACACAAACCGATGCTTTTTAGCCTCCTACATTCAAAGAGCCCGTATCACCGAAGCGCTGGCCCAGCTGTTTCTCATCTTAAAGCTGTAATCACTTCTAATCTAGTCTGATTGAAGCCTACTCTGCCAGATGAGTTAATAGTTGGGCTGGTCGCACATTTCATCAGCCATAAATCTGGAAGTCAGGTTTTGAtcaggagaaaaacaaatgccAGAGCCACTGTGTACCTCGACTCAGACCtttaatgaatgaaaaataCAGCCGTGCAGGTGGCGCTTCCCACAATCCCCTGGGTAAAAGTGAAGATTCTCCAGTAATTAAGGGGGAATTACACCGATGTAATACAAGCAAGTCTTTGCTCGCaaagtggaaaaagaaaaggagggggGAGTGGAGCGGCGACGGAGGGATGAGAAAGAGGAGAGCGGAGACTTAAATCCAAGTGGCTTTAAGGGTTTGgtggtgaaaacaaaacacgctTTCCTTCTGAACTGGCCCTAATCATGAGGTCATGCTGAGGAATGGAGGGATACATCTCAGCTGTTAATGTCTTCAATATGGCTGTAAAGACACTCAGCGGTAACCTCTTCCTTCTAGCATCATTAGCCCTCACGCGCCTGGAATTTCCACCTTCTGCTTTCTGTTGGCGTCTCGATTAGCAAGTGTTAGCGAACAGAAAGCATCACCACGCCACATCTGATCATCAACTATAGGTCGTTTATTACCCCCGAGTCTCCACGTACCTGCGCCTGCTCCCATGTGCGTCCCAGCACATCCGGCTTTGGAATAAGTAACAGGGAGCAGATTTTACCCAGCAGGCACAATTACATGAAAATATTTTCATAAACACGCTGATCAGGAGCCACCAAACAATGTGGTGCTCATGCATGTTTTGGTCTGTACATGGTTTGCGGTTTCTTTCGACATCTTGTTCCTGCCTTGTGTTTTAGTTCTTGCCCATTGGTATTTAATACTGTGGTCAGACCTCCAGCGTGACTCCCTTGTGTTCCCGTCTCTTTGTGTCTCGTAGGTGATGGATGACGTTGGGAACCAGACCTCTTGCCGGCTGGCTGGACTCAGACCTGGCACTGTGTACTTTGTCCAGGTACGTGTGTGCGCCTCCCggtggacagagacacaaagacacattcTGTGACCGGCCGGTGTTTCAGAGCTCGAACGCTTTCACCTTCCCCAGGTTCGCTGCAACCCCGTGGGCATTTATGGGTCTCGCAAAGCCGGGATCTGGAGCGAGTGGAGCCACCCCACGGCTGCATCCACACCCCACAGCGgtgagcacgcacgcacgcgcacgcacgcacaaacacatgcacacacacacacatgcatgcacgcacacacacacacacacacacacacgcacacacatgcacgcacgcacacacttagTCCATTTTAGGAGCTTATTTGCAGGAGTACAGGTTGTTTGTGTCACGGTGCA
Above is a window of Betta splendens chromosome 22, fBetSpl5.4, whole genome shotgun sequence DNA encoding:
- the crlf1a gene encoding cytokine receptor-like factor 1a isoform X1, which translates into the protein MKGVLDFCVLFLTLHAPGALSLSTHVAVIYPQDPVLRMGSNLTASCWVHPDLGVHAGSLFWTLNGQQLPSALYRVLSPTNLSVTLAGLSASKQKSGDNLVCHNHKGHILAGSCLYVGMPPEKPVNLTCWSRNTKDLTCSWAPGGKGETNISTQYTLKYKLRWYGKEKECEDYTHTQPYSCSITRDLHLFTPYEIWVEASNQLGRATSDVITLDILDVVTTDPPSGVTVSRVGQLEDQLSVRWEAPPALKDFLFQAKYQIRYRLEDSQDWKVMDDVGNQTSCRLAGLRPGTVYFVQVRCNPVGIYGSRKAGIWSEWSHPTAASTPHSERLMSGSCDSKSSGDSNSTLRRELKQFFGWVRKHAYGCSSMSMKLYDQWRVLMQKSHKARNQVLQGDKS
- the crlf1a gene encoding cytokine receptor-like factor 1a isoform X2; its protein translation is MKGVLDFCVLFLTLHAPGALSLSTHVAVIYPQDPVLRMGSNLTASCWVHPDLGVHAGSLFWTLNGQQLPSALYRVLSPTNLSVTLAGLSASKQKSGDNLVCHNHKGHILAGSCLYVGMPPEKPVNLTCWSRNTKDLTCSWAPGGKGETNISTQYTLKYKLRWYGKEKECEDYTHTQPYSCSITRDLHLFTPYEIWVEASNQLGRATSDVITLDILDVVTTDPPSGVTVSRVGQLEDQLSVRWEAPPALKDFLFQAKYQIRYRLEDSQDWKVMDDVGNQTSCRLAGLRPGTVYFVQVRCNPVGIYGSRKAGIWSEWSHPTAASTPHSERLMSGSCDSKSSGDSNSTLRRELKQFFGWVRKHAYGCSSMSMKLYDQWRVLMQKSHKARNQVGSSRG
- the crlf1a gene encoding cytokine receptor-like factor 1a isoform X3, which gives rise to MGSNLTASCWVHPDLGVHAGSLFWTLNGQQLPSALYRVLSPTNLSVTLAGLSASKQKSGDNLVCHNHKGHILAGSCLYVGMPPEKPVNLTCWSRNTKDLTCSWAPGGKGETNISTQYTLKYKLRWYGKEKECEDYTHTQPYSCSITRDLHLFTPYEIWVEASNQLGRATSDVITLDILDVVTTDPPSGVTVSRVGQLEDQLSVRWEAPPALKDFLFQAKYQIRYRLEDSQDWKVMDDVGNQTSCRLAGLRPGTVYFVQVRCNPVGIYGSRKAGIWSEWSHPTAASTPHSERLMSGSCDSKSSGDSNSTLRRELKQFFGWVRKHAYGCSSMSMKLYDQWRVLMQKSHKARNQVLQGDKS